A genomic segment from bacterium encodes:
- a CDS encoding type II toxin-antitoxin system HicA family toxin, with protein sequence MSERFPAVTDKDVIRVFAKIGFEFYRTAKGSHEVWRRKTDMRHTIVPRHRGKIIKRRTLKSILDDIGLSVEEFRGLV encoded by the coding sequence ATGAGTGAAAGATTTCCGGCAGTAACAGATAAAGATGTTATCAGGGTTTTTGCGAAGATTGGATTTGAGTTCTATAGAACAGCAAAAGGTAGCCATGAGGTATGGCGAAGAAAAACCGATATGAGACATACCATTGTTCCAAGACATAGGGGGAAAATAATAAAAAGAAGAACCCTAAAGAGCATATTGGATGATATTGGATTGTCAGTAGAAGAATTTAGGGGATTGGTTTAG
- a CDS encoding type II toxin-antitoxin system HicB family antitoxin: MKTILFPIIVECLEEGGYYAQCPILQGCHVEGETYSEAIENIQDAIRIFLDSYQEIGKAIPSVPVYEGNVVVTSGIPILQEV; encoded by the coding sequence ATGAAGACAATTTTATTTCCAATAATAGTTGAATGTTTAGAAGAAGGTGGTTACTATGCTCAATGTCCTATCCTTCAAGGATGCCATGTGGAAGGAGAAACTTATTCAGAAGCAATAGAGAATATTCAAGATGCAATAAGGATATTTCTTGATTCTTATCAAGAAATAGGCAAGGCTATACCATCAGTTCCAGTCTATGAAGGAAATGTAGTGGTTACTTCAGGTATTCCCATATTACAGGAAGTATGA